A genomic region of Nostoc sp. UHCC 0702 contains the following coding sequences:
- a CDS encoding ABC transporter ATP-binding protein: MLKIENLTKSYGQIKVIQNLTLHIDSGEIYGLLGANGAGKTTTINIICNLLKADSGQVKINNQFVSEATKKIIGIAPQENLLYKTLSCEENLKFFADIYGLDRETRHRLIKETLRAVNLLDRAKSPVETLSGGMQRRLNIAVALVHQPKLVILDEPTTGLDIEARYEIWELIRQLKNQGITILLTTHLLDEAERLCDQIGILKNGRIIAEGSLAKLRALIPAKEIIAVQTAQEEQAIARAKEYGYIHRRYGNELVFWLSEHLELKEIIARFEGIAIDSIARQPIRLEHIYLEVTQNNS, encoded by the coding sequence ATGTTGAAAATTGAAAATTTAACTAAGTCTTATGGACAAATAAAAGTTATACAAAATTTGACTCTGCATATTGATTCAGGTGAAATTTACGGTTTATTAGGGGCAAATGGAGCCGGGAAAACGACGACAATTAATATTATTTGTAATTTACTTAAAGCTGATAGTGGTCAGGTTAAAATCAACAATCAATTTGTTTCTGAGGCTACAAAAAAAATAATTGGTATTGCACCTCAAGAAAATTTATTATACAAAACTCTATCTTGTGAGGAAAATCTCAAATTTTTTGCTGATATTTACGGTTTAGACCGAGAAACTCGTCATAGACTTATAAAAGAAACTCTCAGGGCTGTAAACTTATTAGATAGAGCTAAAAGTCCGGTAGAAACTCTGAGTGGTGGGATGCAGCGGCGGTTAAATATTGCAGTAGCTTTGGTACATCAGCCGAAGTTAGTGATTTTAGATGAACCGACTACTGGGTTAGATATTGAGGCGAGATACGAAATTTGGGAATTAATTCGGCAACTCAAAAATCAGGGAATTACAATTTTGCTGACAACTCATTTATTAGATGAAGCTGAGCGTCTTTGTGATCAAATTGGAATTTTGAAAAATGGTCGGATTATAGCTGAAGGTAGTTTAGCAAAGTTACGCGCTTTGATTCCAGCAAAAGAAATTATAGCAGTACAAACTGCACAAGAAGAACAAGCGATCGCCCGCGCCAAAGAATACGGCTACATCCACAGGCGTTATGGTAACGAGCTAGTTTTTTGGTTATCAGAACACCTGGAATTAAAAGAAATTATTGCACGCTTTGAAGGCATAGCAATTGATTCCATTGCACGCCAGCCCATAAGGTTAGAGCATATTTATCTAGAAGTAACCCAAAATAATTCGTAA
- a CDS encoding CRISPR-associated protein Csx3 has product MTTYKIELKDGILRINFGEPAQNDQIVKDAAARLEEMAKSGELAGGPLLKINGPVSIPVAFVLAHKLAHIYGAVAFFDPKLGKYVVSITHNPTYKLGDLID; this is encoded by the coding sequence ATGACTACCTACAAAATCGAATTAAAAGACGGGATTTTGCGGATTAATTTTGGCGAACCAGCGCAGAATGACCAAATTGTGAAGGATGCAGCGGCGCGGTTAGAGGAAATGGCCAAGTCGGGAGAACTTGCAGGAGGGCCACTACTAAAGATTAATGGCCCAGTCTCTATACCTGTAGCATTTGTCCTAGCGCATAAACTTGCACATATTTACGGTGCAGTTGCTTTTTTCGATCCTAAGTTAGGTAAGTATGTGGTTTCTATCACACACAATCCCACGTATAAATTAGGTGACTTAATTGATTAA
- a CDS encoding cation-translocating P-type ATPase translates to MTSTTSDSGFTQPAETSAWHTLEVVKALRRLGSDRTFGLTTSKVTEYLSRYGSNELTEGGTRSPAEILWDQFKNIMLLMLIAVAIISAVLDVREALTKGTFVFPKDAVAIFVVVILNGVLGYLQESGAEKALAALKNLASSKVRVIRDGKTLEVESKELVPGDVMLLEAGVKVPADGRLLEAVNLQVRESALTGEAHAVNKQAEVQLPEDAPLGDRINLVFSGTEVVQGRATVLVTSTGMQTELGKIASALQSVESEPTPLQKRMTQLGNVLVTGALVLVVIVIAGGTFFNPSLFEELVKVSLSMAVAVVPEGLPAVITVTLALGTQRMVKRNALIRKLPAVETLGSVTVICSDKTGTLTQNKMVVQAVCTASNTAHVTGDGYTPNGEFQWQDKTHLSQAHPELQALLLACVLCNDAILQKENGEWSILGDPTEGALLSLAGKGSFRKDEQDNRFARVAEFPFSSERKRMSVMVEAEGSGAGISAFHLHATPHLMFTKGSPELTLERCTHIQVGNDVKPLTAEQRSRILEQNNKMAMRGLRVLGFANKLLTELPPEGSEDISENALTWLGLVGMLDAPRPEVRDAVARCRTAGIRPIMITGDHQLTAKAIAEDLGIASPKDEVLTGRELEKFSMAELEQHVDRVSVYARVSPEHKLKIVQALQHRGHVVAMTGDGVNDAPALKQADIGVAMGITGTDVSKEASDMVLLDDNFSTIVAAAEEGRVVYINIRRFIRYILGSNIGEVLTIAAAPLMGLGGVPLSPLQILWMNLVTDGVPALALAVEPGRPIVMQQPPKNPKENIFARGLGSYMIRIGIVLAVITIAMMSWAYGYTQANTAGGTLDPDRWKTMVFTTLCLSQMGHALAIRSNTRLFMEINPFSNPYILASVILTSILQLLLIYVEPLRNFFSTHYLTFMELMICIGFSALTFVWIELEKLFIRWRRNTQ, encoded by the coding sequence ATGACTTCTACTACGTCAGACTCTGGGTTCACTCAACCAGCTGAAACGTCTGCATGGCATACCTTAGAAGTTGTTAAAGCTCTCAGGCGATTAGGAAGCGATCGCACATTTGGTTTAACGACCTCAAAAGTTACAGAATATCTCAGCCGTTATGGCTCAAATGAGCTAACAGAAGGTGGAACCCGCTCCCCCGCAGAAATCCTCTGGGATCAATTCAAAAACATCATGTTGTTGATGTTAATTGCTGTGGCAATTATCTCTGCTGTTCTAGATGTGCGGGAAGCTTTAACTAAAGGAACATTCGTCTTTCCTAAAGATGCCGTCGCCATTTTTGTAGTAGTGATTTTGAATGGCGTATTGGGCTACCTACAGGAAAGCGGTGCAGAAAAAGCTTTAGCAGCCCTGAAAAACTTGGCATCTTCTAAAGTACGGGTAATTCGAGATGGCAAAACCCTAGAGGTGGAGTCTAAAGAATTAGTGCCCGGAGATGTCATGCTACTGGAAGCCGGTGTTAAGGTTCCTGCTGATGGGCGATTGTTGGAGGCGGTGAACTTGCAAGTGCGAGAATCTGCCTTAACAGGAGAAGCTCACGCAGTTAACAAGCAAGCCGAAGTACAATTACCAGAAGATGCACCATTAGGCGATCGCATCAATCTAGTTTTTTCAGGTACGGAAGTAGTGCAAGGTCGAGCAACGGTGCTAGTCACAAGCACTGGAATGCAGACAGAATTAGGAAAAATCGCCAGTGCTTTACAGTCGGTAGAGTCGGAACCTACCCCACTCCAAAAACGTATGACCCAACTAGGTAATGTCCTAGTCACAGGTGCATTAGTGCTGGTGGTGATTGTAATTGCTGGTGGTACTTTCTTCAATCCCAGTTTGTTTGAAGAACTAGTAAAAGTTTCTTTGAGTATGGCGGTAGCGGTAGTACCGGAAGGCTTACCTGCTGTGATTACAGTCACGCTGGCATTAGGAACACAGCGCATGGTGAAGCGAAATGCACTGATTCGCAAATTGCCGGCGGTAGAAACCCTCGGTTCCGTCACCGTCATTTGTTCTGATAAGACTGGAACTTTGACTCAAAACAAAATGGTAGTACAAGCTGTTTGCACAGCCAGCAATACAGCCCACGTTACCGGAGATGGCTATACTCCTAATGGTGAATTTCAATGGCAAGATAAAACCCATCTTTCCCAAGCTCACCCAGAACTGCAAGCCTTATTACTAGCTTGCGTACTCTGTAATGATGCCATCTTACAAAAAGAAAATGGCGAGTGGTCAATTTTGGGCGACCCCACAGAAGGTGCATTGTTGTCATTGGCAGGTAAAGGTTCTTTCCGCAAAGACGAGCAAGATAATCGCTTTGCACGGGTGGCGGAGTTTCCCTTCTCCTCAGAACGCAAACGGATGAGCGTTATGGTGGAAGCAGAAGGATCTGGTGCAGGTATCAGCGCCTTCCATTTGCACGCAACTCCCCATCTGATGTTTACTAAAGGCTCTCCCGAATTGACCTTAGAACGATGCACTCACATTCAAGTTGGTAACGATGTCAAGCCACTAACAGCAGAACAACGAAGCCGTATTCTAGAGCAAAATAACAAGATGGCAATGCGAGGGCTAAGGGTTCTCGGCTTTGCTAACAAACTATTAACTGAACTACCACCAGAAGGTTCTGAAGATATTTCCGAAAACGCTCTCACATGGCTAGGGTTAGTGGGAATGTTGGATGCTCCTCGTCCAGAAGTACGGGATGCAGTTGCTCGCTGTCGCACGGCGGGGATTCGTCCGATAATGATTACAGGCGACCACCAACTGACAGCAAAAGCGATCGCTGAAGATTTAGGTATTGCCAGTCCTAAAGATGAAGTCCTCACAGGTCGAGAACTCGAAAAATTTAGCATGGCAGAACTAGAACAACATGTAGACCGCGTTAGCGTCTACGCTCGCGTCTCTCCAGAACACAAGCTGAAGATTGTGCAAGCACTCCAACATCGGGGTCATGTTGTGGCTATGACTGGCGATGGCGTTAATGATGCTCCGGCTCTGAAGCAAGCAGATATTGGTGTAGCAATGGGTATTACTGGCACTGATGTCAGTAAAGAAGCCAGCGACATGGTGCTATTAGATGACAACTTTTCTACTATTGTAGCAGCAGCAGAAGAAGGACGTGTCGTTTACATCAACATCCGCCGCTTTATCCGCTATATACTCGGCAGTAATATTGGAGAAGTACTCACGATTGCTGCTGCACCTCTAATGGGTTTAGGTGGTGTACCCCTATCACCGCTACAAATCCTCTGGATGAACCTTGTTACAGATGGAGTTCCCGCCCTAGCACTAGCTGTGGAACCGGGTAGACCAATTGTGATGCAACAACCTCCCAAAAATCCCAAGGAGAATATTTTTGCCCGTGGGTTAGGATCATACATGATTCGGATTGGAATTGTTTTAGCGGTCATTACTATCGCTATGATGTCCTGGGCTTATGGATACACCCAAGCAAATACGGCGGGTGGTACTCTTGATCCAGACCGTTGGAAAACAATGGTCTTTACTACTCTGTGTTTGTCACAGATGGGACACGCTCTAGCAATTCGCTCTAACACCCGTCTGTTTATGGAGATTAATCCCTTCTCTAATCCCTATATTCTGGCATCGGTAATATTGACATCAATACTGCAACTGCTATTGATTTACGTTGAACCATTACGAAACTTCTTCAGCACCCACTACCTCACCTTCATGGAATTAATGATTTGTATTGGTTTTAGCGCACTTACCTTTGTGTGGATTGAACTAGAGAAGTTATTTATCCGTTGGCGTAGAAACACTCAGTAG
- the cax gene encoding calcium/proton exchanger, with protein sequence MQLQEVKQVLSQPSINWLAIFLPISLVIAYLPGLRNEIFLFFSSCLGMVVVAYWLGNATEQLADKVGCTWGGMMNAAFSNLPELIFGLIAVAKGLGPLAKAAWTGAIISNMLVAVGAAIMVGGYRFGTVTFPLDRAKDAAAGLMIAAVAILMPSVYAHAVDFSSESVSAADVIKNVSVWLSVFLLMAYGGSIIYTLARFRYSESALQAKNLVGAFVHSESAPQAKNLPDVFVPEEDVEMSWGVPLSIGVLAASSVLMAFLSNFVADCVDSVTVGLGWTEMFVGAIVIGIIGNVGAIMSAVLVAYKNKLDLSFEIGMNAASQVALLVIPTLIIASSVVGKPVDFLFTPPQIAALIGSVLIMTQISQDGRCNWLNGLQMLIFFGVISVLFFYDPT encoded by the coding sequence ATGCAGCTTCAAGAAGTTAAGCAAGTATTAAGCCAACCTAGTATTAACTGGTTAGCAATTTTTCTGCCAATAAGTTTAGTGATAGCATACCTGCCAGGACTTCGGAATGAGATATTCCTGTTCTTTAGTTCCTGCCTGGGGATGGTTGTTGTTGCCTACTGGCTTGGCAATGCCACAGAGCAATTAGCAGACAAGGTTGGTTGCACATGGGGTGGGATGATGAATGCTGCCTTCAGTAACTTACCCGAACTAATTTTTGGTTTAATTGCCGTAGCTAAAGGGTTAGGGCCGCTAGCAAAAGCTGCCTGGACAGGTGCAATTATCAGCAATATGTTGGTTGCTGTTGGTGCAGCCATTATGGTTGGTGGCTATCGCTTTGGTACGGTGACATTTCCCTTAGATAGAGCCAAAGATGCAGCCGCAGGATTAATGATTGCGGCGGTGGCAATTCTTATGCCGTCAGTTTATGCTCATGCAGTTGATTTTTCTAGTGAAAGTGTAAGTGCTGCTGATGTAATCAAGAATGTCTCTGTTTGGTTATCTGTATTTTTGCTCATGGCTTATGGCGGGAGCATAATCTATACCCTGGCTAGATTTAGATATTCGGAATCAGCACTGCAAGCCAAGAATCTTGTGGGAGCTTTTGTGCATTCCGAGTCAGCACCACAAGCCAAAAATCTCCCGGACGTTTTTGTGCCAGAAGAAGATGTAGAAATGTCTTGGGGTGTCCCCCTTTCTATTGGCGTACTTGCCGCTTCTAGCGTCTTAATGGCTTTTTTATCTAATTTTGTTGCTGATTGCGTAGATTCTGTTACTGTTGGGCTGGGATGGACTGAGATGTTTGTGGGGGCGATCGTAATTGGCATTATTGGCAATGTGGGCGCGATTATGAGTGCTGTTCTGGTTGCTTATAAAAATAAATTGGATCTGAGTTTTGAGATTGGCATGAATGCTGCTTCTCAAGTTGCATTGTTAGTGATTCCGACTCTAATTATTGCCTCTTCTGTGGTGGGTAAACCCGTTGATTTTCTCTTCACACCTCCGCAAATCGCTGCGCTTATCGGTAGTGTTCTAATCATGACTCAAATTTCTCAGGATGGGCGATGTAATTGGTTAAATGGACTGCAAATGCTGATTTTCTTTGGCGTTATTAGTGTCTTGTTCTTTTATGACCCGACTTAA
- the cax gene encoding calcium/proton exchanger, with amino-acid sequence MSRKDALLLRMLVFVPICLILHHLNVNPKIVFMTAGLAIIPLAAWTANFTEAIASRVGPAIGGLLNATFGNATEMIVSIVALKAGLIDVVKASLMGSMIANLLLGLGIALFFGGLQINQQNSRINPEHLSAVGRVNASLLNLVIVFLLAPTAIEVTSFALHLQTTNAFSYIASALLLTSYILMLLFSMKTHSHLYGLDEDAEPESYGSEARGEKYGLKLHISLLLGTTIVLVFVSEVMVDSLSEAIATTGMSGLFTGVILLPIFGAAVEIITCGICGAKNKVNLASSVAIGSSLQIAMFVTPILVFTGFIIGKPMNLDFDNFTVLGVGIAVLMTNSVRPNSRSNWLEGIMLLMTYLMLATAFFLHPTVAG; translated from the coding sequence ATGTCCCGTAAGGATGCATTACTCTTACGGATGCTGGTTTTTGTTCCCATCTGCCTGATTTTGCACCACCTGAATGTAAATCCCAAAATTGTCTTCATGACAGCAGGTTTGGCGATTATTCCTTTAGCAGCATGGACAGCTAACTTTACAGAAGCGATCGCCTCTCGAGTTGGCCCTGCTATAGGTGGTTTGCTCAATGCTACTTTTGGCAACGCTACTGAGATGATTGTCTCTATTGTTGCTCTCAAAGCCGGACTGATAGATGTAGTCAAAGCCAGTTTGATGGGTTCGATGATTGCTAATCTGCTCTTAGGTTTGGGTATTGCCCTGTTTTTTGGAGGGTTGCAGATCAATCAGCAAAACTCCCGCATTAACCCAGAACATCTGAGCGCAGTTGGTCGTGTCAATGCCTCTTTGCTTAATTTGGTGATTGTCTTTTTATTAGCACCCACCGCCATTGAAGTGACTTCGTTTGCGCTACACCTCCAGACAACTAACGCGTTTTCCTACATCGCATCAGCACTGCTCTTAACTAGTTACATCCTAATGCTGTTGTTCTCTATGAAGACTCACAGCCATCTTTATGGACTAGATGAGGATGCCGAACCAGAGAGTTACGGTAGTGAAGCTAGAGGTGAGAAATATGGATTAAAGCTGCATATTAGCTTGCTTTTAGGCACAACAATTGTTTTGGTGTTTGTCTCCGAAGTAATGGTAGATAGTTTATCAGAGGCGATCGCTACTACTGGGATGAGTGGCTTATTCACCGGAGTAATTCTGCTTCCCATTTTTGGTGCAGCCGTAGAAATCATCACTTGTGGGATCTGTGGCGCTAAGAACAAAGTCAATCTTGCATCTTCAGTGGCGATTGGTTCCAGTTTACAGATTGCAATGTTCGTCACACCTATCTTGGTTTTTACTGGCTTCATAATTGGCAAACCGATGAACCTAGACTTTGATAACTTTACAGTTCTAGGAGTGGGTATTGCCGTTCTGATGACCAACTCAGTCAGACCCAACAGTCGTTCCAATTGGTTAGAAGGAATCATGCTCTTGATGACTTACCTAATGCTAGCCACAGCATTCTTCCTACATCCTACCGTAGCAGGATAA